The window aggtccgcgttagtttgataattacacactgtcagtgatttttgcatatcattgtaatctgtcgttcattcgcacacatcgttcaacaaccaaagccgcaaaatgtctgacgcaccagcaccagtagtaaagaccccagctaagtcaccaaagaagaaagctgcagctaaaccaaagaaagtagctactcatccaaaatacagcgagatggtcggaaaggctatatctgctttgaaagagcgtggaggctccagccgtcaagccatcctcaagtatatcttagcaaacttcagcgttggtagcgatgcaaaaacagtcaacactcacttgaagttagctctgaaatcaggagtgaagagcaatagcttgaaacagtcgaagggtaccggcgcttctggaagctttaagattggggaagtagctaaaccagctaagaaaccagcaaagaaagtagttaaacctaaagcagccaagccaaagaaggcaaagacacctaccaaaaagactgccgcaaagaaacctgcagcaaagaaaccagcaggtgaaaagaaagcagctaaaccaaaagcaaagaagccagctgcaaagaaacctgctgcaaaacctgctgccaaatctgcaaagaaagccacaaaatctcccaagaagacaaaggctgcagctaaaccaaagaaggcaaagacaccaaagaagaagtaaatgaaggaagcatgatgcttttaaagcttaaacagcccttttaagggctaccaaaatttttcaaaaagaatctgaaattgttgcatggtattagtcacaaataaaatataaagcttgtcccattttctaaatctctctttcttctctgcaatttatttctattataaagtccatgtgaacttgctaagttttactatcttcccctctggatcgtgcagtaaatatttagttttgcttctatcttaaacctgaaaaaaatcttttttatacaaattcttgatctgttcaaaattgctacttcctaactttatatatcaaaaattttaacacttctgtgtctacgaccatatcacgttgaaaacaccggttctcgtccgatcaccgaagttaagcaacgtcgagcccggttagtacttggatgggtgaccgcctgggaataccgggtgttgtagacatttttttgtgttcttataattttgcatttctatcaaacatataattaatgtaaagttttgcttctcaaaaaaattattatatataaatgtttgtcaaaaatgCTACTACCCaaccttatatatcaaaaaatttaacacttctgtgtctacgaccatatcacgttgaaaacaccggttctcgtccgatcaccgaagttaagcaacgtcgagcccggttagtacttggatgggtgaccgcctgggaataccgggtgttgtagacattttttttacgtataattttgtattcctaccaaacataatggttcaatattttttttactaatttatttggatgtaatattcaatgtatttagctatcgaatgaagaaaacagaaaataaatcattcataaatttatttggttttcaatacccatctgcatgttgaaatatttttaagtgaaatacatgcacgTCAAGTTATATACACTTGAGAATTCCACTCCTTCCACATGcatgtggctatatatatattttttttttaaattaggtctttgaaaggtcgtctgtgatcatatggtatccgccatttgtcgtcatttgaaatcgcctctttctttttgaccagggcttatatgattcacatttttttctaaaaggattctaattagcaaaaattcattatagcaaaaacaaataataaacaataaataataattatagtttgtaaagttccagtaaaaacttcgaatatttgaaacgtctttcatctcggtcaaggaagtcccggtttcgaagtttgccatctttgtgtgctttcatatcgaaggcaaaatctaaatttctgggaagtctctttatttctgtgtatatctgaaagcaaaaacatataaagaaatgattttactacaaattcatatcatttttacggcacaatctagtttttgtgaaataatacaacacgttttctgatgaag of the Mytilus trossulus isolate FHL-02 unplaced genomic scaffold, PNRI_Mtr1.1.1.hap1 h1tg000586l__unscaffolded, whole genome shotgun sequence genome contains:
- the LOC134702649 gene encoding histone H1-delta-like produces the protein MSDAPAPVVKTPAKSPKKKAAAKPKKVATHPKYSEMVGKAISALKERGGSSRQAILKYILANFSVGSDAKTVNTHLKLALKSGVKSNSLKQSKGTGASGSFKIGEVAKPAKKPAKKVVKPKAAKPKKAKTPTKKTAAKKPAAKKPAGEKKAAKPKAKKPAAKKPAAKPAAKSAKKATKSPKKTKAAAKPKKAKTPKKK